From one Shewanella sp. GD04112 genomic stretch:
- a CDS encoding DMT family transporter has translation MAPLLMILAAQLLIASGNLLVKLLETNAPVFQLVLYRQLFATLLVLPFVWRLQGNLKLSPFYKVHLSRALLIGLGNAIFMLAVLHLPLATVTAVIYTSPLLLLLMSAFFLNERIGYRRTVAGIIGFTGILLISQPTEFNLYIGLAFFGAMTSATNSLILKAYSTHEHPFSTLFWSNAFAMVFLIPATWYEGADFSLPVAQVGLTLGLFYIGMTYFIIHAYRRADASQMAPVEYTGLIFAALFGWWFLDEHLSIVVCIGIGLVIFSSILPSYSELKAKWKSRRS, from the coding sequence ATGGCACCCTTATTGATGATTCTAGCTGCCCAGTTGTTGATTGCCAGCGGTAACCTATTGGTTAAATTGCTTGAAACGAATGCCCCCGTGTTTCAACTGGTGCTGTATCGCCAATTATTCGCCACGCTCTTGGTGTTACCTTTTGTTTGGCGACTACAGGGGAACCTTAAGTTAAGCCCCTTTTACAAGGTGCACTTGAGCCGAGCACTGTTAATCGGCTTAGGCAATGCCATCTTTATGCTAGCGGTGCTGCACTTACCGCTGGCGACTGTGACTGCGGTCATTTATACCTCCCCATTGTTACTGTTGCTAATGTCCGCCTTCTTTTTAAATGAGCGTATTGGTTATCGCCGCACCGTCGCGGGGATTATTGGTTTTACAGGGATTTTGCTGATAAGCCAGCCGACAGAATTTAACCTCTATATCGGTCTAGCCTTTTTTGGAGCTATGACCTCAGCAACCAACAGCCTCATTTTGAAGGCATATTCAACCCATGAGCATCCCTTTTCAACACTCTTTTGGTCTAATGCCTTTGCCATGGTTTTTCTGATACCGGCAACCTGGTACGAAGGCGCCGACTTTAGCCTACCCGTCGCCCAAGTTGGTTTGACCTTAGGCCTGTTTTATATCGGCATGACCTACTTCATCATCCACGCCTATCGGCGCGCCGATGCCAGCCAAATGGCGCCCGTGGAATACACAGGCCTTATTTTTGCCGCATTGTTTGGTTGGTGGTTTTTGGATGAGCACTTAAGCATTGTGGTGTGTATTGGCATAGGACTGGTGATCTTCTCCTCCATCCTGCCAAGCTACAGCGAACTGAAAGCCAAATGGAAAAGCCGGCGAAGTTAA
- a CDS encoding YfaZ family protein, with translation MAKFRVASVLLLSAAALQVNASEFNLGLNNDVVSTELELQVNKDVNAVLGYIYSDDSGHIAQGAMHMTHDAGVHHFEVGAKLSQLWADDAPNGSTVSVGGRYALALGPNISLHAAAYYAPSVLSFGNVDGQYELDSKVQYRVNPNMAFYVGYRKIAFEYDYARDFTFEDGVYIGGKFRF, from the coding sequence ATGGCTAAGTTCAGAGTAGCAAGTGTCTTATTATTGAGTGCAGCCGCGCTGCAGGTGAATGCGTCAGAATTTAATCTTGGGTTAAACAACGATGTGGTTTCTACCGAGTTAGAGCTGCAAGTGAATAAAGATGTCAATGCAGTATTAGGATATATTTATTCAGACGATAGCGGTCATATTGCCCAAGGCGCAATGCACATGACCCATGATGCGGGTGTGCATCATTTTGAAGTTGGCGCTAAGTTAAGCCAGTTATGGGCAGATGATGCGCCAAATGGTAGCACTGTGTCAGTGGGTGGTCGTTATGCCTTGGCGTTAGGGCCAAACATCTCTTTGCATGCCGCGGCTTACTATGCGCCATCGGTATTGTCTTTCGGTAATGTCGATGGTCAATACGAATTGGATTCAAAGGTACAGTACCGTGTGAACCCTAATATGGCGTTCTATGTCGGTTACCGTAAGATTGCCTTCGAATATGATTACGCCCGTGATTTCACCTTCGAAGATGGCGTTTACATCGGCGGTAAGTTCCGCTTCTAA
- a CDS encoding GNAT family N-acetyltransferase produces the protein MNQNDIQFVLCQNAAELAAAAALIDQRDDNAHPLDHQAFALSRAVILAKTLEGEMVGCAAIKAGSGSVGELGYLVVSPLYRRRGIAQGLTLKRIEVAKALGITLLFATIRDENNASRVNLLKAGFHFWRNYLSIRGTGNTVGWYYLALEDKLDIDGIMQSLVGDRVPVS, from the coding sequence ATGAATCAAAACGATATTCAATTTGTCCTTTGCCAAAACGCAGCCGAATTAGCGGCTGCGGCGGCCTTAATCGATCAACGGGATGACAATGCGCATCCCCTCGACCATCAGGCCTTTGCTCTGTCCCGCGCTGTAATATTGGCGAAAACCCTTGAGGGTGAGATGGTTGGCTGCGCGGCGATTAAGGCGGGTTCTGGCTCCGTTGGTGAGTTAGGCTATCTGGTGGTCTCGCCTTTGTACCGCCGCCGTGGCATAGCCCAAGGGCTTACCCTTAAGCGGATTGAAGTGGCTAAAGCGCTGGGGATAACCCTGTTATTTGCCACCATTCGAGATGAAAACAACGCCAGCCGAGTGAATTTACTCAAGGCCGGATTTCACTTTTGGCGGAATTATTTAAGTATTAGAGGAACGGGGAATACCGTCGGTTGGTATTACTTAGCCCTCGAAGATAAGCTGGATATCGATGGCATAATGCAATCCCTCGTTGGAGATCGGGTTCCAGTAAGTTAA
- a CDS encoding magnesium transporter, producing the protein MTEHEAEYETNTQADVGQVVQQLTEVEGEEQAEVFSEILNEAEPGTVALVLESLPLDERYERWQQVEFSDRVTVLSLMRADPRMGILKQMPDNEVDLLFAQLSPEDLIEWSDYLPESFTDRALAQMGERQRQRFELYDQYSENEIGRYTDHQMLVLSDKATVAQAQRFFRRIELDCNDNLFIVDEADKYLGTVRRYDIFKHDPSEPLISLLSEDSRALTADTTLLDAAEAIEHSREIELPVIDEAGELIGRVTLRAATALVREHYEAQLMATAGMDESDDLFAPIIKGAQRRAVWLGINLLTAFLASATIGLFENVLSQVVALAVLMPIVASMGGIAGSQSLTLMIRGMAMGQISAGNLFSLMKNELGIGLVNGTLWAIVIGLVAGWWFADSTIGIVIGCAILINMAVAALAGVFVPMVLQRFNQDAALSGSVILTTVTDVVGFFTFLGMATILYL; encoded by the coding sequence GTGACTGAACATGAAGCCGAATACGAAACAAACACACAGGCCGATGTCGGGCAGGTTGTTCAGCAACTCACTGAAGTTGAAGGTGAAGAACAGGCTGAAGTGTTCAGTGAAATCTTAAATGAAGCTGAGCCTGGCACGGTTGCCTTAGTGCTAGAGTCCTTACCCTTAGACGAGCGTTACGAGCGTTGGCAACAGGTTGAGTTTAGTGACCGTGTGACAGTGCTGAGTTTAATGCGCGCCGATCCGCGTATGGGGATCCTAAAGCAGATGCCCGACAATGAGGTGGATCTGCTGTTTGCGCAGCTCAGTCCTGAGGATTTGATTGAGTGGAGTGATTATCTCCCTGAAAGTTTTACCGACCGCGCCTTGGCGCAAATGGGCGAACGTCAGCGGCAGCGCTTCGAGTTGTACGACCAATACTCTGAAAATGAGATTGGTCGTTATACCGATCATCAAATGTTAGTGCTCAGCGATAAGGCGACTGTGGCCCAAGCGCAGCGATTTTTCAGACGAATAGAACTCGACTGTAACGACAACTTATTTATCGTAGATGAGGCGGATAAATACCTAGGTACGGTCAGACGTTATGATATTTTCAAGCATGATCCCTCTGAACCGCTGATTTCACTGTTATCGGAAGATAGCCGCGCCTTAACCGCAGATACGACGCTACTCGATGCCGCCGAGGCAATTGAACACAGCCGCGAAATTGAGTTACCGGTTATTGATGAGGCAGGGGAGCTGATTGGCCGTGTCACCCTGAGGGCCGCTACCGCCTTAGTGCGTGAACATTACGAAGCGCAATTAATGGCGACCGCGGGTATGGATGAGTCCGACGACTTATTCGCCCCGATCATCAAAGGTGCGCAGCGCCGCGCCGTGTGGTTAGGGATTAACTTACTCACCGCATTTTTGGCCTCTGCAACCATTGGCTTATTTGAGAACGTCTTATCGCAAGTAGTGGCACTTGCGGTGTTGATGCCGATAGTGGCGTCCATGGGCGGGATTGCGGGGAGCCAGTCGCTCACCTTGATGATCCGCGGTATGGCGATGGGGCAGATCTCTGCGGGTAACTTATTCTCGTTAATGAAGAACGAGTTAGGCATTGGCTTAGTCAATGGTACCCTGTGGGCAATTGTGATTGGACTCGTGGCGGGCTGGTGGTTTGCCGACAGCACCATAGGCATAGTGATAGGTTGCGCGATTTTGATCAATATGGCGGTCGCGGCGCTGGCAGGGGTGTTTGTCCCTATGGTGTTGCAGCGCTTTAACCAAGATGCGGCGCTCTCAGGCTCAGTGATTTTAACCACAGTGACCGACGTGGTGGGTTTTTTCACTTTCCTCGGCATGGCGACGATACTGTATCTCTAA
- a CDS encoding glutathione peroxidase has translation MTSTIYSHSANDIQGNPTALAQYQGKVILIVNTASECGFTPQYKGLEALYQKYKAQGLVVLGFPCNQFGAQEKADEKGIQSFCELNFGVSFPLFSKIEVNGEHTHPLYQYLKKAAPGVLGTERIKWNFTKFLINRQGEVVARFAPTTKPEAISDKIEALLK, from the coding sequence ATGACATCGACTATCTATAGCCATAGCGCAAACGACATTCAAGGTAATCCAACGGCACTGGCGCAATATCAAGGCAAAGTGATCTTAATTGTGAATACCGCCAGTGAGTGCGGTTTTACACCACAGTACAAGGGCTTAGAAGCGCTCTATCAAAAATATAAAGCGCAGGGATTGGTGGTTTTAGGCTTCCCATGCAATCAGTTTGGCGCCCAAGAAAAAGCCGACGAGAAAGGCATCCAAAGTTTTTGTGAACTCAACTTTGGCGTGAGCTTTCCACTGTTTTCGAAAATCGAGGTAAACGGTGAGCACACTCACCCTTTATACCAGTACCTCAAAAAAGCGGCGCCAGGCGTATTAGGCACGGAACGCATTAAGTGGAATTTCACTAAATTCTTAATTAATCGTCAGGGCGAAGTGGTCGCTCGCTTTGCGCCAACCACAAAACCAGAGGCCATTAGCGACAAGATAGAAGCGCTTTTAAAATAA
- a CDS encoding M1 family metallopeptidase: MPPENQPVPIEPQTWDHNRDYHSFANSDQVQVAHLSLSLKVDFVTRRLQGNATLSLRYLESQVGELWLDSRDLHILSVTTEDETALAFHLEAADEILGQKLVIQLPQELCEQVCIRYHTSPEAEGLQWLTPEQTAGKALPYLFSQSQPINARSWIPLQDTPKVRITFDAHVEVPNGMRAVMSAMNDPDTLLEGQFQFEMEKPIPTHLLALAVGDLAFQAIGPRSGVYTEPCMLEAAATEFADTEHMLDVAQSLLGPYAWGRYDMIILPPSFPFGGMENPRLAFLTPTLIAGDKSLVSTVAHELAHSWTGNLVSNATWRDLWLNEGFTTYFTNRIVEAVYGKEQAELEWVIEFGRLTEEMAMLPRHRQTLPANVQQADPNLAFNRFTYDKASMFVHELEHRLGRAEFDKFLFAYVQHFAFKAITTEVFVEYAKAALVEAYPDKINEAELQEWIYGEGLPQGYVGPTSRSLDKVDSALDDFLQGKAASELKVKGWRVHHWQYFLTQLPEVVSQVQLMDLDDTFKFTESTNAEIACDWFRVAIRNHYDPVLPALSAYLQRIGRGKFVRPLYAELQVAGYHAELQQIYASARAGYHPSIQVQLDRMLKG, translated from the coding sequence ATGCCGCCAGAAAACCAACCAGTCCCTATTGAACCCCAAACCTGGGATCATAACCGAGATTACCATTCCTTTGCTAATAGCGACCAAGTACAGGTCGCGCACTTATCCCTCTCGCTTAAAGTCGATTTTGTGACTCGTCGTTTGCAGGGGAATGCAACGCTGTCGCTGCGCTATCTAGAATCACAGGTTGGCGAGCTATGGCTCGATAGTCGCGACTTACACATTTTATCGGTCACGACTGAGGATGAAACGGCGCTGGCATTTCATCTTGAAGCGGCTGATGAGATTCTCGGGCAGAAATTAGTCATCCAGTTACCCCAAGAGCTGTGCGAACAAGTTTGCATTCGCTACCACACCTCGCCGGAGGCTGAAGGGTTGCAGTGGCTTACACCTGAACAAACAGCGGGCAAAGCATTACCTTATCTCTTTAGTCAGTCTCAGCCCATTAATGCTCGCAGTTGGATCCCCCTGCAGGATACGCCAAAGGTGCGAATAACCTTCGATGCGCACGTCGAGGTGCCAAATGGCATGCGTGCCGTGATGAGTGCAATGAACGACCCGGATACACTGCTCGAGGGGCAATTCCAATTCGAGATGGAAAAGCCCATTCCCACCCATTTGCTGGCTTTAGCGGTGGGCGATTTAGCCTTTCAAGCCATAGGTCCGCGCAGCGGCGTGTATACCGAACCTTGCATGCTAGAGGCCGCGGCTACTGAGTTTGCCGATACCGAGCATATGCTGGATGTGGCGCAATCACTCTTAGGCCCTTATGCCTGGGGGCGTTATGACATGATCATCTTGCCACCGAGCTTTCCCTTTGGTGGCATGGAAAACCCGCGTCTAGCCTTTTTAACCCCAACCCTGATTGCGGGGGATAAAAGCTTAGTGTCGACCGTGGCCCATGAGTTGGCACACTCGTGGACGGGCAATTTGGTGAGCAATGCCACATGGCGCGATCTCTGGTTGAATGAAGGCTTTACAACCTATTTCACCAATCGAATTGTCGAAGCCGTTTATGGTAAGGAGCAGGCCGAGCTGGAATGGGTCATTGAATTTGGCCGATTAACCGAAGAAATGGCCATGTTACCGCGTCACAGGCAAACGCTGCCCGCTAATGTGCAGCAGGCCGATCCTAATTTGGCCTTTAACCGTTTTACCTACGATAAGGCATCGATGTTCGTTCATGAGCTAGAGCATCGCCTCGGCCGCGCCGAATTTGATAAGTTTCTGTTTGCCTATGTGCAGCACTTCGCCTTTAAGGCGATCACCACAGAAGTGTTTGTCGAATATGCGAAAGCCGCTTTAGTCGAAGCCTATCCCGATAAAATAAACGAAGCTGAGTTGCAGGAATGGATTTATGGCGAAGGGTTACCGCAAGGTTATGTGGGGCCCACATCACGAAGTTTAGATAAGGTCGATAGCGCCTTGGATGACTTCTTACAGGGCAAAGCGGCCAGCGAGCTTAAGGTTAAGGGCTGGCGAGTCCACCATTGGCAATACTTTTTGACTCAATTGCCCGAAGTGGTGTCGCAGGTACAACTGATGGATTTGGACGATACCTTTAAGTTCACCGAGTCTACTAACGCTGAAATTGCCTGCGATTGGTTTAGGGTCGCTATCCGCAATCATTACGACCCCGTGCTGCCCGCCTTAAGTGCGTATTTACAGCGCATTGGCCGCGGTAAGTTTGTCCGCCCACTTTATGCTGAATTGCAGGTTGCGGGTTACCACGCTGAGTTACAACAAATCTATGCCAGTGCGCGGGCGGGATACCATCCTTCGATTCAAGTGCAACTGGATAGAATGCTGAAGGGGTAA
- a CDS encoding phosphate ABC transporter substrate-binding protein PstS family protein, producing the protein MKLKKLVGAMTLTAAGVFSATAMASVDQSLPTYEKASGVSGNLSSVGSDTLANMMTLWAEEFKQMYPNVNIQIQAAGSSTAPPALTEGTSQFGPMSRKMKPNEEEAFEKHYGYKPTAVRVAIDALAVFVHKDNPIKGLTVEQVDGIFSSTHKCGSSDIQRWGELGLDGNWSAKDVQLYGRNSVSGTYGYFKEQALCKGDFKANVNEQPGSASVVQSVSQSLNAIGYSGIGYKTAGVKAVAIAKKGNEFIEATAENAANGTYPLSRYLYVYVNKQPNKDLAPMEKEFIRYVLSKQGQQVVEKDGYVTLPKSVVAKDLEQLGIRL; encoded by the coding sequence ATGAAACTGAAAAAGCTTGTCGGCGCGATGACCCTCACAGCCGCTGGTGTATTCTCTGCCACTGCAATGGCATCTGTTGATCAATCTCTGCCAACTTACGAGAAAGCAAGTGGTGTATCAGGCAACCTTTCGTCTGTAGGTTCAGATACTTTAGCCAACATGATGACTCTGTGGGCTGAAGAATTTAAACAGATGTATCCTAACGTCAACATCCAAATTCAAGCTGCTGGTTCTTCTACTGCGCCACCAGCGTTAACCGAAGGTACTTCACAATTCGGCCCAATGAGCCGCAAGATGAAGCCTAACGAAGAAGAAGCCTTCGAAAAGCACTACGGTTACAAGCCAACAGCAGTGCGTGTTGCGATTGACGCTCTAGCGGTATTCGTACACAAAGATAACCCAATCAAAGGTTTAACTGTTGAGCAAGTTGACGGCATTTTCTCTTCTACTCACAAGTGTGGTAGCAGCGATATCCAACGTTGGGGCGAGTTAGGTCTTGACGGTAACTGGTCAGCAAAAGACGTACAACTGTACGGTCGTAACTCAGTATCTGGTACTTACGGTTACTTCAAAGAGCAAGCTCTGTGTAAAGGTGACTTCAAGGCCAACGTAAACGAGCAACCAGGTTCTGCTTCTGTGGTTCAGTCAGTTTCTCAATCACTGAACGCTATCGGTTACTCTGGTATCGGTTACAAAACTGCCGGCGTGAAAGCTGTTGCTATCGCGAAGAAAGGTAACGAGTTTATCGAAGCGACTGCAGAAAACGCAGCTAACGGTACTTACCCATTATCACGTTACTTATATGTCTACGTGAACAAGCAACCAAACAAAGACTTAGCACCAATGGAAAAAGAATTCATCCGTTACGTGCTGTCTAAGCAAGGTCAGCAAGTGGTTGAAAAAGACGGTTATGTGACTCTGCCTAAGAGCGTAGTTGCTAAAGATTTAGAACAGTTAGGTATCCGCCTCTAA
- the phoR gene encoding phosphate regulon sensor histidine kinase PhoR — MFDSYSGYRLFTRLAVFLLLCLLIGLLVGKPLWILIIGLLGLVFWHYRQLARLNFWLWRDRKLTPPQGTGSWEGVFNGIYRLQGKNRRRVGQLAALLGRFRQGAEALPDAAVVLDSEHNILWCNKLAQLMLGFVWPQDNGQRIDNLIRHPDFSAYIKAAEYKEPLELASPVSERRLLEIRIMAYGDRQLLLIARDITRIRQLEGMRKEFVANVSHELKTPLTVLQGYLEMMQSMAEPDSMNAKPLALMQQQTRRMQSMVEQLLVLSRIEDAVDINLENTVNMSQLMEVLKEEAKALAQDKYELSFHCEPGLDSHGNELQLRSACSNLISNAIRYTEPGGKITVQWRSVATGGLFSVTDTGEGIAPQHINRLTERFYRVDSARSRQTGGSGLGLAIVKHALSHHHSELNISSELGKGSTFSFMIPQHLIERKK, encoded by the coding sequence ATGTTCGACTCTTATTCAGGGTACCGGTTGTTTACGCGCTTAGCCGTATTTTTACTGCTTTGTTTGCTCATTGGTTTATTGGTAGGGAAACCCCTCTGGATACTGATCATTGGATTGCTAGGGCTAGTGTTCTGGCATTACCGTCAGTTAGCGCGACTTAATTTTTGGTTATGGCGAGATAGAAAATTAACGCCTCCCCAAGGCACTGGCAGTTGGGAAGGCGTATTTAATGGTATTTACCGCCTGCAAGGTAAAAATCGTCGCCGAGTCGGTCAATTGGCGGCTCTACTTGGGCGTTTCCGTCAAGGCGCTGAAGCCTTACCCGATGCAGCAGTCGTGCTCGACTCAGAGCATAATATCTTATGGTGTAATAAATTAGCTCAGCTGATGTTGGGATTCGTTTGGCCACAGGATAATGGTCAACGAATCGATAATTTAATTCGTCATCCCGATTTTTCTGCCTATATCAAAGCGGCTGAATATAAGGAACCCTTAGAGCTGGCTTCGCCAGTATCGGAGCGGCGTTTACTCGAAATTCGTATCATGGCCTATGGCGATCGGCAGTTACTGTTGATTGCCCGCGATATTACACGGATAAGACAACTCGAAGGCATGCGTAAAGAATTTGTCGCCAATGTGTCACACGAACTCAAAACCCCGCTCACTGTATTGCAGGGCTATTTAGAGATGATGCAAAGCATGGCGGAACCCGATTCGATGAACGCTAAGCCCTTAGCCTTAATGCAGCAGCAGACTCGGCGAATGCAGTCGATGGTCGAACAATTACTGGTGTTATCGCGTATCGAAGATGCAGTGGATATTAATCTTGAGAACACGGTAAACATGTCGCAGCTAATGGAAGTTTTAAAGGAAGAAGCTAAAGCATTAGCGCAGGATAAATATGAGTTAAGTTTCCATTGTGAGCCGGGATTAGATTCCCATGGCAATGAGCTACAGCTTAGAAGTGCTTGCTCTAACCTGATTTCTAATGCGATTCGTTACACTGAGCCTGGTGGTAAGATTACGGTGCAGTGGCGTAGCGTTGCTACTGGCGGTCTCTTCAGTGTGACAGATACCGGGGAAGGGATTGCACCGCAGCATATCAATCGCTTAACCGAGCGTTTTTATCGAGTTGACAGCGCGCGCTCACGGCAAACGGGGGGCAGCGGCCTTGGTTTAGCCATTGTGAAACATGCGTTAAGTCATCATCACAGTGAGCTTAATATCAGCAGTGAATTAGGAAAGGGTAGCACTTTCAGCTTTATGATCCCGCAGCATTTGATTGAACGTAAAAAATAA
- the phoB gene encoding phosphate regulon transcriptional regulator PhoB, translating into MTARILIVEDELAIREMLTFVMEQHGFTTSAAEDFDSAIALLKEPYPDLILLDWMFPGGSGIQLAKRLKQDEFTRQIPIIMLTARGEEEDKVKGLEVGADDYITKPFSPKELVARIKAVLRRSAPTRLEETIDVQGLLLDPVSHRVSVGDTVLDMGPTEFRLLHFFMTHPERVYSREQLLDNVWGTNVYVEDRTVDVHIRRLRKAVEESGHDRLIQTVRGAGYRFSTRS; encoded by the coding sequence ATGACTGCAAGGATATTGATAGTAGAAGACGAGTTAGCTATCCGCGAGATGCTGACTTTTGTAATGGAACAGCATGGGTTTACCACCTCTGCGGCAGAAGATTTTGATTCGGCCATTGCGCTGCTAAAGGAGCCTTACCCCGATCTGATTTTGTTGGATTGGATGTTTCCTGGAGGAAGCGGTATTCAATTGGCTAAACGCCTCAAGCAGGATGAGTTTACCCGTCAGATCCCCATTATTATGCTCACCGCCCGTGGAGAAGAGGAAGATAAGGTTAAGGGCCTCGAAGTGGGCGCCGATGACTATATCACTAAACCTTTCTCACCCAAGGAGTTGGTGGCACGTATCAAAGCGGTGCTACGCCGTAGCGCGCCGACCCGTCTTGAAGAAACGATTGACGTACAAGGATTGTTACTCGACCCCGTGAGTCACAGGGTAAGTGTTGGCGATACCGTACTCGATATGGGGCCAACGGAATTCCGTTTATTACACTTCTTTATGACACATCCTGAACGTGTTTACAGCCGCGAACAGCTGCTTGATAATGTGTGGGGCACAAACGTATATGTCGAAGACCGAACCGTTGATGTGCATATTCGCCGCCTACGTAAAGCGGTTGAAGAGTCGGGCCATGATCGTCTCATTCAAACGGTTCGTGGTGCGGGTTATCGTTTCTCAACACGTAGTTAG
- the tnpA gene encoding IS200/IS605 family transposase — protein sequence MSRYEQASHVFWRCQYHIVWTPKYRFRILKGNVGKEVYRCIQVYCHQMGCIVMELNVQVDHVHLVVKVPPKISISNLMGALKGKIALKIFSKFPYLRKNKLSGNHFWQRGYFVDSIGINEEIIRRYVRHQEKVERQEQGQLALE from the coding sequence ATGAGTAGATACGAGCAAGCATCGCATGTGTTCTGGCGATGTCAATATCATATAGTCTGGACACCAAAGTACCGCTTTCGGATATTGAAAGGTAATGTCGGAAAAGAGGTTTATCGATGCATTCAGGTTTATTGCCATCAAATGGGATGCATAGTCATGGAGCTAAATGTTCAAGTTGACCATGTTCATTTAGTAGTGAAGGTACCTCCGAAGATATCTATATCGAATTTAATGGGGGCGTTAAAAGGTAAGATAGCTTTGAAAATATTCAGTAAATTTCCTTACCTACGTAAGAATAAACTTTCGGGAAATCATTTTTGGCAGAGAGGATACTTCGTCGATTCGATTGGAATTAACGAGGAAATAATCCGTAGATACGTTAGGCATCAAGAGAAAGTAGAGCGGCAAGAGCAGGGTCAACTTGCTCTTGAATAA
- a CDS encoding porin, translated as MMNVFCKTLLASALASATLASAYAAEPLTVYGKLNVSAQSNDENGDATTTIQSNASRFGVKGDFELSSSLTAFYTVEYQVDTGNASSDNFTARNQFVGLKGDFGSFSVGRNDTLLKISQGGVDQFNDFMNSGDLAKLFKGEVRAAQTATYLTPSFGDFVFGVTYVAEGNDVKSQFAQDGFSAAAMYGDAKLKKTAVYAALAYDSDVSGYEIVRASLQTKLAGITLGGMYQQQEQTYKYNATTGQPVEVSADSATGYLLSAAYDINAVTLKAQYQDMEDLGDSWSVGADYSLGKPTKVFAFYTNRSMEASNDDDKYIVVGLEHKF; from the coding sequence ATGATGAACGTTTTTTGTAAAACTCTACTTGCTTCTGCGCTAGCTTCTGCAACTCTGGCTTCTGCTTATGCCGCTGAGCCACTGACTGTTTATGGTAAGTTGAATGTTAGCGCTCAATCAAACGATGAGAATGGTGACGCTACAACAACTATTCAAAGTAATGCTTCTCGTTTTGGTGTGAAGGGTGATTTCGAATTATCAAGTTCACTTACCGCTTTCTATACTGTTGAGTATCAAGTAGATACTGGTAATGCATCAAGCGACAACTTTACTGCGCGTAATCAATTTGTTGGTTTAAAAGGCGACTTTGGTTCGTTCTCTGTTGGTCGTAACGATACTTTGCTGAAGATTTCTCAAGGTGGTGTTGACCAATTCAATGACTTTATGAATTCTGGTGACCTGGCTAAATTGTTTAAAGGTGAAGTTCGTGCTGCGCAAACGGCAACTTACTTAACCCCTTCCTTTGGTGACTTTGTGTTTGGTGTCACTTATGTTGCGGAAGGTAATGATGTTAAAAGTCAATTTGCTCAAGATGGTTTCAGTGCTGCCGCCATGTATGGTGACGCTAAGTTAAAGAAAACCGCTGTCTATGCAGCCCTTGCCTACGATTCTGATGTGTCTGGATATGAAATCGTGCGCGCTAGCTTACAAACCAAGTTAGCAGGCATCACATTGGGTGGTATGTATCAGCAGCAGGAACAAACGTACAAATACAATGCAACAACGGGCCAACCAGTTGAGGTGTCTGCAGACAGTGCGACTGGCTACCTGTTAAGTGCTGCTTATGATATCAATGCTGTGACATTAAAAGCCCAATACCAAGACATGGAAGACTTAGGTGATTCATGGTCAGTGGGTGCGGACTACAGCTTAGGTAAGCCAACGAAAGTGTTTGCTTTCTATACTAACCGCTCTATGGAAGCGTCTAACGACGATGACAAATACATCGTTGTTGGTTTAGAACACAAGTTCTAA